One window of Nicotiana tomentosiformis chromosome 11, ASM39032v3, whole genome shotgun sequence genomic DNA carries:
- the LOC104106619 gene encoding metallocarboxypeptidase inhibitor-like: protein MAEKGLSYKLVIIFTALLVVIAACSTKIHVMALRDLPKDVLPIATKLFQEQYDATCGKPCNTRDDCSKGWLCSECYNFRKTCGPLIGDVIMGM from the exons ATGGCTGAAAAGGGTCTGTCATATAAACTCGTTATCATTTTCACCGCTCTCCTTGTGGTTATTGCTG CTTGCTCCACGAAAATTCATGTGATGGCCCTAAGAGATCTACCTAAAGATGTATTACCAATTGCAACGAAACTATTTCAAGAACAATATGATGCAACTTGTGGGAAACCTTGTAATACTAGGGACGATTGCTCTAAAGGTTGGCTCTGTAGTGAATGTTATAATTTTAGAAAGACTTGTGGGCCACTTATTggtgatgttattatgggcatgtga